DNA sequence from the Oncorhynchus clarkii lewisi isolate Uvic-CL-2024 chromosome 9, UVic_Ocla_1.0, whole genome shotgun sequence genome:
CCATCCTCATGTCGCAACTCTGACTAAACTGAACACACCCAGTCAGGCCACATtcacccctctgttctctctctctctctctctctctctctctctctccaagcacATTGAACGTTGAACTCTTTCGTCACCTTAATAAGTGTTTGGTTTCCTGGAAGTGTTTTATAGAGGGTATTATATTATTTTTTAGCGGGGCTTATAggaaatgacagacagacaccttggaCTTGCAGAGAGGTATCACTGGCTCATGGTACTCGTGTTGCAGCAGTAATAGGATATTCAATACTTTTTAGGTCTTAGGACCTCTGGAGAGCCATAGAGGAAGCCAATCATTGGTGGTAAGAATTTAGTGGGGTTTGGCTTACATTATGGCACATGGCGTGTTTGTGTCAGAGAAGGTGAGAAAAGCAGACACTCAGTAATCTTATGATGACTTAATGGAGGAATCACATCCTCTCAGATGGGCTGAGAATCAAGCTGATTTTCTGCTGAATCACCCAAATAGATCCTGGCGGCGAAGGCAGCCTCTCAAGATTCTCTTGTCTTTCATCAAAATCCCCCTTTCATCTGTTCCTGTGAAACCCCACTAAATCCTTACTACCGTTTGAAGTGTTGTAGTTCCCTGGCATACAGTTGAGTTGAAgacctcacacacaaacacacacacacacataatcacacacacacataatcacacacacacacacacacacacacacacacacacacacacgcacacgcacacgcacacacacacacacgcacaccaagtGTTTAACCTTGCAGAACCTTACACTTACATGAGTGTCCACTTTAAAAACTTAGCCCCAATACCACCCACAATCCATCAATACCTAAAATAGTCCACACCACCCACAGTCCGCTACCACCCACAGTCCCAACCACCCACAGTCCATGGATGAGCAGGCCTCTCTCTGCAAAGAggttcaggcctttatggcacaCCTTTTCCTCTTCAATCGCTACATTGTTTACAAATAACAGactaaaacaagcttatattttgggttatgatgatgtatgacagttgaactaacctCATGAAGCATTTTATAAGTTATATTTTtctagaatcaatgggtatacagtatatcatattatattaaatgtcaaaaaatggatgtaccaaGAGCAGATTGCCCCTTTCATCACTACATTAACACTCCAGCCCCTgctctctactctacaacactGGAATGCACCATTTTAGCAGGAGAATGATCCTCCTCCCAACGGTTCTCCTCTGGAGCGGGAAACCCCCCAATGTCTAGGAACAGAAATGTCTTAAAATGACAGGCGATGAGAGGAATTCAGAACAGTCTTtactctctccacacacacacacacacacaacgtctgAAACGGTGCCACAGCTAGTGTTAAAACAAATTCCAACAGGACTTGGTTAGCGGTGACACCGGGAGGGACAATGACAGCCAGTCAACAACGCCCTGTATTTCTGTCCTAGATCTCCCATGCAGGCTGAATATTCCTGAATAGGCCAGTCTGCCATCCGGGCACCTAAGACCCATAGAGACGGTGTGGCCGGATCTATTTTTACCCACCATGCCCTGCAAATGGAGCCAAAATGGCCGCCCAGTGGGCATACCTCCAGCAAGTAAGTAGGAGGCTGCAGTGCTGCTGCCTACCAGGGCTGCCACCATTAATAAATTATATGCATGATAATGCATTAAATATGCATATATATTTTTGCAGGGCTTCTATGAATTACTCATTAGAGGCAGATCTATGAATAAAGCCCTGGCCAACCCTGATGAAATATTCACTGGATGAAGATACACacgggtggagggtggagggtgaagagagagagagagagagagagaaatagaaggtgTGAGAAAATCACATGCTTTGGATTCTGAAAGAAGAGGAGAATAAGTTATTCAGGGTAGTTAGGGGTTGTGGTGTCACAGCGCCTGGAGTGGTGGAGGCGGAGTCAAATGCAGAGAGCAGAGGATGCTGGGGAAACTGGACTTTATTAGGTTTCCAAAacaaagaagttacaggtctgtgagagccagaaatgttgcttgtttgtaggtgaccaaatacttattttccaccataatttgcaaataaattcataaaaaatcctacaatgtgattttctggattttttttctcattttgtctgtcatagttgaagtgtacctatgatgaaaattacaggcctctctcatctttttaggtgggagaacttgcacaattggtggctgactaaatatttttttgccccactgtatatatccctccctcattatatctctccccctctatatacagtatatctctatatcgctctccctcactctctctatctcactatctctctttctctctcttcccagggTTCTGTGTGTTTGCATGCAGTCTGTGGGTAACTGCTGACACCTGGTAAACACAGGGATGAATCCCAAATCATACCATTTTCTTAtatagaagtagtgcactatgtagggaatagggtgcaatttgaaaCACAGCCCCAGCCAGCCCCAGACAACCCTGAATCTCATTCTAAAGAGCTGGGTCTTCGCTTTTCAAGTatacctccaccctctctctctttctcttgctctctatctctcatttGCTTCTGTTTTTCTTGGGTCAAAGGGCAGAGCAGtgttttctcctcctcccctcttgcaccatctctccatctctcctacaCTCTGCCAGTCTTATCTTAACCTTATCTTTCCCATCACTaagtccctctctccccctttcagcCCTTCTGTCCCCATCTCCCCTGTACTTTATCAAGCTatatctctcactccctctcatccCGTTTAGAGcctgtagcacacacacacacacacacacacacacacacacactgccctcagAGCGGTGGGTGTCTCTGGCAGAATGGTTCACAGGGGGACAGGGGAAGTGGGcactgatggtgtgtgtgtgtgtgtgtgtgtgtgtgtgtgtgtgtgtgtgtgtgtgtgtgtgtgtgtgtgtgtgtgtgtgtgtgtgtgtgtgtgtgtgtgtgtgtgtgtatgctacaGGCTCTGACTGGGTCAGACTGGGacgagagggagagtgtgtgtttctgtgtgtgtcagaCGAGGAGGGTACACAGTGTGGTAACAGAACAGTGGAAACCGGGGAAACCGGGGACAAGGACCAGAACTATCCTGCAGCCAGCCTGGTTATAAATAGACCGTGTGTAGCCTAAAACTAGGAAACATtggcaccgcacacacacacacacacacacacacacacacacacacacacaaagtcagaTTGAAGATAATCAGAGCAAGTGGGCTACAGCCAGTCGTTCTGTCCCAGTAAAGACTTACATCTCTTTAACTAGTTATTAAGAGTCATGGTGCTCAGGAGCAGACGCTCTTATTGGTTCCCTAACCCTTGCTTGTTTGCCTTACATAACTCCAATCCTTCATTCGATTTCTATGGTTTGCTGATGTGTAAAGTGTTGTCCACTGCAGCCTCTATAAAATCACACTGACTGTGACCGAGGTCCCCTTGAATCACCCTCTGCTATTGTATATCACCTTGAATATAACAACACATGTATGGTTCTATGTATAGGACCCTAATAAACAACTATAGACTATAGAGTCGATGCTGGTGTAAGATCAATCCGCGCATGCTCAGGACACCTTCTGATTCGTTTCCCGGCAGAGGGAGCTTCGGTTCAGTCCACCCGCAGGTGCTGCTGCTGTCTTGCTGTGTGAAATGACTGCGTCTTGTGCGCGAGAAACCTGCGATGTCTAGGCTATTACAACCTATAGTCTACTGCAAGGGCTACTCTGCCCCGTGCGCATGTTTTGAGGTCTGCGGCTCTACGCGTCGACGACCACACACATTTGGGAATGTTTAGGTGTTTGGACAGACCTATAGACTGCATGGGATTGATGTGTTCTTGGGGAGtggagtgggtgggtgtgttATCAACAGTAGGGCGGGGGAGGTGGTGATGATTCTAGTCTAAaccaattatttatatatatatatatatatatatatatatatatacactagcCCAGTTCTGTTCAATGCGATAGGCTAGTAACATCTTATACCGAACTAATTTAGAGCTATACAAATGCATTTTCTTCGCTAGGTTGATAATGCTAGCGTAAAAATTCATAAAAACGTCAGAAAATTAAGATAATGCTTTAAATTCGTGTTTACATTTAGGCTGCGCGCTATGGAACGAAGCCAATGCAAATGTATAATGATTTGGTAGAGTATTTGGCCTATGAAAGCATCCGCTTAGTGAAACTTTCTCCACTGATTATAATATTGCTTACAGGCGTAACAAACCATAGGCATAATCGAGGACAGATGAGACGTCACGGAATTGAATTGGGTGTAGTAGTAGCGGGACCATTGTAACGGCATTGGTTTATTATAGGCGGTGTCGCCCCTTTAGTGTCAACAAAACATCACCCCATAAATGTATATTGATGTGATTGATATATCCAGTATGGCCACATTTAAATAGAACACTGAATTAATGTAAACAGTCAATTGTAGCATGTGTGAATAAATTAATGACAGTGAATTTAAATTACCTCATACTGTGCCAAATAGCCTACACAGCCAGTCCTACGACTTAGGTTAAGGAATGTTCAATGATGACACACCGAAACGCCGTCGTAAGGAAAGTGTCGGGGGAAAGGACGAGTGAGGCGAGAATAAAACCGGGGTGGAATCACTGCAGTGCAGCAGAACTGTCAGTCATGAGACCGGAGATCGAAAGAGGCACAACGCCGGGAGGAGCGAAGCTCTGCGCCGCATCCACCCAACCAGCCATAGGCtacacagtcagtcagttctCCAAACATTCCCTTACAAAGTCCCACCATCACCAAGTGTCCTTTATATTTTGACGCATGAAATCTCATGCGTCCTCGTATGAACGCGTCTTTTCCATTCTGGCAAGTGTAATTTCAGTCATCACTGCATAGAGGGTCTGGCGCAGCTCCCGCAGCAGGTACACCGGTGCAGGCCGGGTTGTTTGGGGTGAGCTTCAAAGGGCCCCATTAGCCTACCTGTTCCGAAATACCCTTACGCAAGTCCACCCTCCCTGTCCCCCTCAAACACACATGTGTGGAATTTCGCCGGCACACCAGGAGCAATgttgaggtttaaaaaaataattaaaccgGGTGCCTCACTCTTGTCTCGATACGCCTATCAGAATCGAATGGAGAAGCGCCTGAGCCAATGTACGCTCTGTGCGGGCCAGCCCCTGAATCTGAATGCTTCCGCTAGGGCGCATTATAAATAGGCTAAGTGCTGGCCGGCAACCCTCGGTCGTGCAGAAACGCTCAGGGTTGCAACAGAAACACCCGCCGCCTTTTTTCTTTGCATATTTATAAACGCATCGTATCCCATTTCTATTCTTACCAAGGTTCGAGTTATTTTTGAGGCCAGTTGCATGCATTGTTCGTCTCCAAAAATGGTTTGCGAGACAAAAATTGTTGCGGATGAACACGATGCCATACAAGGGACAAAAAAAGATTCTATTATCCTTTCCTCCTCGCAAATGTGGACTTCTTCCACACCGGCACCGAATCCTCTCGAGGAAAATGATGTGAGGAAAGATACGGTTTTGATCCGGGAGTTTGAGCGCACGGACCATGTGGAAGTGCGCCGCATCTTTTATGAGGGGATAATGGAGAGAATACCCAACACCGCGTTCAGAGGCATATTACAGCAAAGTCAAACCCAATTCGTATATGCTCTTCTGACACGTAAGTGACACGATTCACCCTATACTAACGATTTACTGGAGTGAAATTCGTTTAAAGTTGCCATTACTCATTGAAAAACGCTTTTCATTTTACCCATGTATATTATGTATTTGAAAATGATTATTGTAAAATACATTCTTAATGAATAACCCAACCATACTAACACATGAAAACCaatcattgcaaaatgttttttatttttttattgtgagtTGAAATGCAGTTGAAGGAAAGCTATAATCTGTTGGGAGCATCAATGTGTGTGTTAATGGATAACTCGATGCCCTCTTTTCCTCGATTCCGGCATGTAGCTCACGTACCTTACAGCACCGCATCAAACCGCACACAAAGGCATGGCTAAAACGCATGGTGCATGTAGTATGTAGTCGGTGCCCTGTTGGATGTGCGTGTAGGGCGCTACGATGCAGGTTGGGTTGGACgcatgaatgaatgaatagaaTTTGAGGATTGGCCCAcagtgtgcgcgtgcgtgcagcAATCGCACCCCCCCACCAGTTCCCATCATACACACATTTTACTGTACGTGCACACAACGCGCAGCACCAACAGCCGTGTGCGCATGCTGGCATTGTTTATAATTCTAGTGCAGATTTTAATTTCAAAATGTTCATCACGTACGTATGTACACCTCATTCCTTTATCTGTACCGTGGTAAGTACCATACAGATTAAACAGTAAAAACCAACAAAACATACCATACTTCACTGTCGAAATGTTGTATGAAAATTGGTGTGGGTTATCATGTGGATATGACGCTATTATTTGGAACCATGCCGCTACAAAGTAAGGGCACACTGTTGACAGTAAGCACGCCATATCGTGGCGCAATGGAGTAAAATAGTGTTGCATCATGCCAGGCTAGACGAAAACATAATAACATGCAATGGTGCTGCACAGCCTGTCTGTGTGGTGGGTTCCACTCTGGCGCCACCGTGCTGCCCAATCAGAGAAATAGGCTACTCCAAAAAGCACCGACTGCAGTAAATGGACCAGAGTCagattattttaaaaggctattgGATGTGTAGGATATCTAGGCTATGTGTATACACTTAAATTTGCACCcagtaaaataaatacatgttcaaCATAGGATGCCATGTGATGTTTTTCAATTACTCCTTCAATTTTTCAATTACTCCTTATTACGTGTGTGATATTAGGGACTGATCTTATTTTGAAGCAACAACATATACTTATTTTTGGAATGTCACTGTTTGGTTATGTGTGTGACTTCCGCCAAAATCCAACATTTGATTCTTTTTTCTGACAGGTATCGTTTATTTTTCTTCCTTATCTCCATAGTGATGTGCTTTGTTGTGACGAAATCCCTCGCGCTGACCTGCTGCGCGCCGTTCCTTCTCATGGGCGCGCGCTACttctacagccacaaagtcatccaCAGCTATCTGGCCTGCGCGCTCCACACTGACATGGCAGACATCGAGGAGTATTACATGAAACCTACAGGTAAGAGGGCATAAGGGGCAATTGGACACAACACACAAACTATATCCTGAATATAATGTGAAAAGGAAATAGGCCTAATCTGTTGTGTTTGTCAGTATATAAATGTTCATCCGCAGACCcatgggccctggccaaaagtagtgcactatgtagggaatagggtgccatttgggacgcatttaTGCGTTCAAAGACCGAGGCAGTCTCCCTGCTTATTAAGTATGCAGGGCGACTCGCTCCACTGTGTTACTGCGGGAGGGTTCAGGGCAAGCCACACTACTGGGCCTATTGATTGCAAGGAGGAAACTGCTGATAGACTTTCTGCAGCAGTCGGCCAAGCCTCATTGGAGTCATTTCCTCAACTACATCAGTCCCTAATTAGGACAATCCATAAATCTCCTATGATGCAAAACACTTCGATTCTAAGAAGTGAGCTATGACACACTTCCTCCTTGTTCCGTTCCAAAACTTTAGGCTATAATCAaatcgctttctctctctgtctctctctctcggtctctctcacatgctgacacatgcacacacacaccgcacccaCACACTTTTATCCACCTCTACCCTACATCTTGGGGTCAATTGCCAGTTATTTGTGAATCTCCTAACAGGCAGGTGTTTGATAAGCATTTGATTTTCCCCCTCTTGCTGACATTGTCTGCTAGCCTCCGTtatctggcacacacacacacacacacacacacacacacacacacacacacacacacacacacacacacacacacacacacacacacacacacacacacacacacacacacacacacttatctccTCTTCAGTaggtgtatacagtgccttcagaaagtattcagaccccttgacttttacatattttgttatgttacagccttattctaaaattgatttttaaaaatcctcagcaatctacacacaataccccataatgacaaagcgaaaacaggtttttagaaataaaaaaacagaaataccttatttacagaagtattcagaccctttgatatgcaAATTGAgggcaggtgcatcctgtttccattacctgtggtaaattcaattgattggagatgatttggaaagacacacacctgtctatataaggtcccatggttgatagtgcatgtcagagcaaaaaccaagccatgaagttgaaggaattgtccgtagggctcagagacaggattgtgtctaggcacagatctggggaagggtaccaaaacatttctgcagcattgaaggtcaccaagaacaccgtggccttcccacattcttaaatggaagaagtttggaaccaccaagactcttcctggaggaaacctgtcacaatccctacagtgaagcatggtggtggcagcatcatgctgtggggatgtttttcagcgtcaggatcaaggaaaagatgaactgagcaaagtacaaagagatccttgatgaaaacctgctccagagcgctcaggacctcagaatggggggggaggttcaccttccaacaggacaacgaccctaaacacacagccaagacaacgcaggagtggcttcgggacaagtctctgaatgttcttgagtgggccagccagagcccagacctgaacccaatcgatacttatgtaaat
Encoded proteins:
- the LOC139417128 gene encoding N-acetylaspartate synthetase, with the translated sequence MHCSSPKMVCETKIVADEHDAIQGTKKDSIILSSSQMWTSSTPAPNPLEENDVRKDTVLIREFERTDHVEVRRIFYEGIMERIPNTAFRGILQQSQTQFVYALLTLMCFVVTKSLALTCCAPFLLMGARYFYSHKVIHSYLACALHTDMADIEEYYMKPTGSCFWVAVLEGQVVGIVAAQGREDDNTVELRRMSVDSRFRGKGIAKLLGRRVLEFAMHNNYAAVVLGTTAVKMAAHKLYESLGFRRTGGSEDYMLPGMSRSPQERLFFQIRYQRYRLQLREE